A single region of the Sphingobium sp. EP60837 genome encodes:
- a CDS encoding sacsin N-terminal ATP-binding-like domain-containing protein yields MTALKTTPQATIQQIQTLLSESYGSGFTIFKELIQNADDVGASRLLLAGHDGFPDANNVLLRAPGIFVANDGPVSSSNWEGLQLAAGGSKGGDGQAVGRFGLGQKALYHLCDAYPVFARIDGGPEPTTMILNPYEEIAEADHARAWKSLSAKDEMLLAEWADGQGMGMGLVLYIPLRTDKLRPSSDSRISLTSAQWNPRDALKDIVDGEQLHATISCLRHLVRIDIECPGEIPWRAEVQPGGTRLSGPGDDAQRQMEAAFGGRFTVNGQACEVHGAQRSLTDGTAVTLRQEDDWPSAWTLTGLDKAKATPHGASIICRHPVGPGKSARLRIWQGVYLPLGDPAKDRSVVLGDPALPGSENVDIVVHGDFFVSSNRASILVSDGNRGQDAIKLRWNEALQAEASLPCVLDAVAQAVLGIKANNDRYELIRALGESRWWRERARAICGGRALVRRLDGSDSNWRIEKAPQLRPMPSSEATRPRRLTEAWKGFLDWCTANEFVLAQGVTLGEARPAWEDRELAELVAGFAPASLSSKDAANTLVEILDYNASTGGGEIGPLARAAIANAFRAAMRNGTKLAPMAQLRRLTLHLPHDQVLVLPKSVTDPELLARLAELPDTLCIRAEWISEEQAKQTRRLARDEAVSLLAVLESVTQRPSRIFDQALALIGLILQNGPTLAELARDSKAASLKVIPVVRVDDRADIMLSPAEVLDLMREKLLFHHGPHSQLEKLASAIVEPAIYHLRQNIALTPPPGMSLASSNTVSDKVAVLGKVLQFGPISARVELFKELREHMPAPLMRRLITGEPGLRDQVTLARLVGLPVALGSLVHKLMADDVSIRLLDPAIADKLGHEEARKTDIEDLDLAWLGEQLVRRRSFVEPFSKNQAETLLTSGLSKEVLMQLALHRAMNEEGLHRADTLLRGGLNAVPVTMRSLVRILDPWPDPRASAVQNDLIVGWSPQRQVRLALDSAEPHRFCSEIAEVLGSIASLKDSMDADLRDRAWLAVDGRRRAPRDVLDLPTCAAEAWTQVMAAPAPVLREHLSSDLLSALDRHRLVDDRATAFRRVLRDAAESRLAGLIVDTLNWRADLTKLAHARCDLAEGVWPIVASTLRNFADDEALRAVVAGIRFAAPDLDAVVDQLNALAGISARDGQVGEAARRLWRAGFEKHAPDLRTETGFLPADLLVESEAGRFARADELALSASGVEPRDLLARQWRFDVPADHSPAALGKEVACRPIGDMVDALFKPFQPFHELHTAVLMVLAMLGRDKAIRRVASQFVGNPGLDDICADLDDRSRRQLGLYDPLADHMARLRLDVVPVQDGQALALSAAGTTMLAAAEREGALLYGCLKTGDGSHSWQLTMSPIEPRDLTHATNLLRDAVKKLVEPIGMRMQNQSSAVLAQFDGYLASDQATLDELIADIRDGLAERIKKLTRGAYLKSALSRYDDDRKQGRHEQDDTAARQRAKDNLWAAISRPEAGKELLAAIREKMLRRNYAPSRTLFELFQNAVDAARQKGQPSDVRVEAERDETGAIRHLRFIHWGRPVNVPGGPLTPARYARDLDNMLDLDSSEKEADHGKHGLGFKTTHMLSDNVSVASGRLRFRIEGGMIPKNWEDGRALQHLHNTKDAQATIIDMPISPGLEHAAADAWNCFVEVAPFLPVTAPEIGEIVIKDGGETRSGEASVTEVARGIAAVQYGHDQRALRLDLGRQHYLYVKLVEGAPAPFAKRWSRLWNLAPLDGETVNAAWLIDGRFEMDQGRRGLHGQGEDKRRAMRALGAPLGDRLVELFQGWDEIAPIAGLAVDGRDDFFALLIDRMIDDTHDQLALELHGRVGQSLQVGALRGLAALVDACPVVPLSGGGLVCADEVEGVYRNTLADPATLQRVRAWGDELGFHNHAINAGWAANLEALGFDKVAGIDLGVLAERLFSGGGVDPVRAAAFGTVFNSSERQNWHPEERQRAERALRDVLLLPEDGSYVRSNQLLFPQDTRETQEGETERQRAAFAPAAGRLNSDYTGNAVEFAHLVRALAGYSQTIVRRYLATANQDSARLFAALTYLADRPSEIGGIEWLSTVADLQSLPEYHQLTRQQQLSLEARLVNDDEDPSAPQSPFDFEDDVERSAEEILQDVASWWEENRFTLVARHDRLTYGELCDRADLINMEDVAWFTLLSLGSFQTLGRITPQQSRAFIERCVNEGWWRDLATINESDRELKPYVQRLLDWTEIGAADDYLLWRRCLGDMCMIARHLETYREIFLNLPQMVRQHDDQLALRDLLRPSSSHIVARMGLDAAPIARSLGMGANWIVRELARRGVYDEDDAAIVQPFAWSARLRIRQFASAIGLGDFESGIDEGRGLYDAVIDEVGIELPFGTDGDLPLELLNTREPGRGWLPARAQILNGTWIAPDLDEVMENA; encoded by the coding sequence ATGACCGCACTGAAGACCACGCCGCAGGCGACCATACAGCAGATCCAGACCTTGCTCTCGGAAAGTTACGGCTCGGGATTCACGATCTTCAAGGAACTGATTCAAAACGCTGATGATGTCGGCGCTAGCAGGCTTCTCTTGGCGGGGCACGACGGCTTCCCTGATGCTAACAACGTGCTGCTGCGTGCGCCTGGGATCTTTGTCGCCAATGATGGTCCGGTGAGTTCGAGCAACTGGGAGGGACTGCAACTGGCTGCCGGTGGCAGTAAGGGTGGTGATGGCCAGGCGGTCGGCCGCTTCGGTTTAGGCCAGAAGGCGCTTTACCACCTGTGCGATGCATATCCCGTGTTCGCCCGGATCGATGGCGGTCCTGAGCCGACCACGATGATCCTCAATCCGTATGAGGAAATCGCTGAGGCCGATCACGCCCGCGCATGGAAGTCGCTTTCGGCGAAGGACGAAATGCTGTTGGCTGAGTGGGCCGATGGTCAGGGGATGGGGATGGGGCTCGTGCTCTACATCCCGTTGCGCACTGATAAGCTGCGGCCCAGTTCTGACTCTCGGATTAGCCTGACCAGCGCGCAATGGAATCCTCGCGACGCATTGAAGGATATTGTAGATGGCGAGCAGCTCCACGCCACAATAAGTTGCCTGCGTCACCTCGTGCGGATCGACATCGAATGCCCGGGCGAAATACCCTGGCGCGCCGAAGTTCAGCCGGGGGGCACGCGCCTCTCCGGCCCTGGCGATGACGCCCAGCGTCAGATGGAGGCAGCGTTTGGGGGGCGTTTCACTGTAAACGGGCAAGCGTGCGAGGTACATGGCGCCCAGCGCAGCCTTACCGATGGAACGGCTGTGACGCTGAGACAAGAAGATGACTGGCCCTCTGCCTGGACGTTGACCGGGCTGGACAAGGCGAAAGCCACGCCACATGGAGCGTCGATCATTTGCCGGCACCCAGTAGGTCCTGGCAAGTCCGCGCGGCTACGCATATGGCAGGGCGTCTATCTGCCACTGGGTGACCCGGCCAAGGACCGCAGCGTCGTACTTGGCGATCCCGCGCTCCCAGGAAGTGAAAATGTAGACATCGTCGTCCACGGTGACTTCTTTGTGTCGAGCAATCGCGCGAGTATTCTTGTTAGCGACGGTAACAGGGGGCAGGACGCGATCAAGCTTCGCTGGAACGAAGCCTTGCAGGCCGAAGCTTCGCTTCCCTGCGTGCTCGACGCTGTGGCTCAGGCGGTCCTCGGCATTAAAGCCAACAACGACCGCTATGAGCTGATTCGTGCTCTTGGTGAAAGTCGTTGGTGGCGGGAGAGGGCGAGAGCGATTTGCGGAGGTCGCGCGCTAGTGCGACGACTCGATGGGAGCGATAGCAACTGGCGCATTGAGAAGGCGCCCCAGCTGCGCCCTATGCCTTCTTCCGAGGCAACTCGCCCGCGCCGCCTCACGGAGGCGTGGAAGGGCTTTCTTGATTGGTGCACAGCAAATGAGTTCGTTCTCGCGCAAGGCGTCACGCTCGGCGAAGCGCGCCCTGCGTGGGAGGATCGTGAGCTGGCCGAGTTGGTAGCCGGCTTCGCCCCAGCATCTTTATCGAGCAAGGATGCCGCCAATACATTGGTCGAAATTCTCGATTACAATGCCAGCACGGGCGGCGGCGAGATTGGTCCGTTGGCCCGGGCCGCAATCGCGAATGCGTTTCGCGCTGCGATGCGCAATGGCACGAAGTTGGCGCCGATGGCCCAGCTCAGGCGACTGACTTTGCATCTGCCGCACGATCAGGTGCTCGTCCTCCCCAAGTCGGTAACCGATCCGGAGTTGCTCGCCCGCCTTGCAGAACTTCCAGACACATTGTGCATTCGCGCAGAATGGATAAGCGAGGAGCAGGCGAAGCAAACGCGTAGGCTTGCGCGTGACGAAGCAGTGTCGTTGCTGGCTGTGCTTGAATCGGTGACCCAGCGGCCGAGCCGCATCTTTGATCAGGCGCTCGCACTCATCGGACTTATTTTGCAGAACGGCCCGACGCTTGCCGAACTGGCGCGCGACAGCAAGGCAGCATCGCTGAAGGTCATCCCCGTTGTGCGGGTTGATGATCGAGCAGACATCATGCTCTCCCCCGCGGAAGTTCTTGATCTCATGCGCGAGAAGCTGCTGTTCCACCACGGTCCGCACTCGCAGCTTGAAAAGCTTGCCAGCGCGATTGTTGAGCCGGCGATCTACCACTTGCGGCAGAATATCGCGCTCACCCCGCCGCCGGGCATGTCGCTGGCTTCGTCGAACACGGTATCCGACAAGGTCGCGGTGCTGGGTAAAGTTCTGCAGTTCGGCCCGATTTCAGCGCGGGTCGAACTGTTCAAGGAATTGCGCGAACATATGCCGGCACCGCTGATGCGGCGCCTGATAACGGGCGAACCGGGCCTCCGTGATCAGGTCACGTTGGCGCGGCTTGTCGGCTTGCCTGTGGCGCTGGGATCTCTCGTCCATAAATTGATGGCGGATGATGTCTCGATCCGTTTGCTTGACCCGGCCATCGCCGACAAGCTCGGCCACGAGGAGGCGCGCAAGACCGACATCGAGGATCTCGATCTGGCCTGGCTCGGTGAACAGCTGGTGCGTCGGCGCAGCTTCGTCGAGCCATTTAGCAAAAATCAGGCTGAAACTTTACTCACGTCGGGCCTCTCGAAAGAAGTCCTGATGCAATTGGCGTTGCACCGGGCGATGAATGAGGAGGGACTGCACCGCGCGGACACGCTGCTTCGAGGTGGGCTCAATGCCGTTCCCGTGACCATGCGAAGCCTCGTGCGGATTTTGGACCCTTGGCCTGATCCGCGCGCGTCTGCCGTGCAAAATGACCTGATAGTCGGATGGAGTCCGCAGCGCCAGGTTAGGCTCGCCCTAGACAGCGCCGAACCGCATCGGTTCTGCTCGGAGATCGCCGAGGTGCTGGGCAGTATCGCGTCACTCAAGGATTCGATGGATGCAGATCTGCGTGATCGGGCTTGGTTGGCGGTGGATGGGCGCAGACGGGCACCGCGCGATGTGCTCGACCTGCCGACCTGCGCTGCCGAAGCGTGGACCCAGGTGATGGCCGCGCCAGCCCCGGTACTGCGCGAGCACTTGTCCTCCGACCTGCTTTCGGCGCTTGATCGCCATCGCCTCGTCGACGATCGAGCGACGGCTTTCCGCCGGGTGCTGCGCGACGCGGCCGAAAGCCGCCTGGCGGGGTTGATCGTCGATACGTTGAACTGGCGGGCGGATCTGACAAAGCTTGCGCACGCGCGCTGCGACTTGGCCGAAGGCGTTTGGCCGATCGTTGCTAGCACGCTCCGCAACTTTGCGGATGACGAGGCGCTACGAGCGGTCGTGGCCGGCATCCGCTTTGCTGCCCCCGATCTCGATGCCGTCGTCGATCAACTCAATGCGCTGGCCGGAATCTCCGCGCGCGATGGTCAAGTCGGTGAGGCCGCCCGCAGGTTGTGGCGCGCCGGTTTTGAGAAGCATGCTCCAGACCTGCGTACCGAAACCGGTTTTCTGCCCGCCGATCTGCTGGTGGAAAGCGAGGCCGGTCGCTTTGCGCGTGCCGACGAGCTGGCCCTCTCTGCCTCAGGTGTGGAGCCGCGCGATCTGTTAGCGCGGCAATGGCGGTTCGATGTGCCCGCCGATCATTCGCCGGCCGCACTTGGCAAAGAGGTAGCATGCCGGCCGATCGGGGACATGGTTGACGCGCTGTTCAAGCCGTTCCAGCCCTTCCACGAACTGCACACTGCGGTGCTAATGGTTCTGGCCATGTTGGGGCGCGACAAGGCCATTCGTCGGGTCGCTAGCCAATTCGTGGGCAATCCCGGTCTCGACGATATATGTGCAGACCTTGATGACAGGTCGCGCCGACAATTGGGCTTGTACGATCCGCTGGCCGACCACATGGCGCGCCTGCGCCTCGACGTGGTTCCGGTGCAAGACGGCCAGGCACTGGCGCTGTCAGCCGCGGGCACGACTATGCTGGCCGCTGCCGAGCGGGAAGGCGCTCTGCTCTACGGCTGTTTAAAGACCGGTGATGGATCCCATAGTTGGCAGCTGACGATGTCGCCGATCGAACCTCGGGATCTAACACACGCCACGAATCTGCTGCGCGATGCGGTGAAGAAGCTGGTCGAACCGATCGGCATGAGGATGCAAAACCAGTCTAGCGCGGTGCTGGCCCAATTCGATGGCTACCTGGCCTCCGACCAAGCGACTCTTGACGAACTAATTGCCGACATCCGCGATGGCTTGGCCGAGCGGATCAAGAAGCTGACCCGCGGCGCTTATCTCAAGTCGGCATTGAGCCGCTACGACGACGACCGCAAGCAGGGCCGACACGAACAGGACGATACCGCCGCGCGGCAGCGCGCCAAGGACAATCTTTGGGCGGCGATCTCCCGTCCGGAGGCGGGCAAGGAATTGCTCGCGGCGATCCGAGAGAAGATGTTGCGGCGCAATTACGCGCCATCGCGGACGCTGTTCGAACTCTTCCAGAACGCAGTCGATGCGGCCCGGCAGAAAGGCCAGCCTTCCGACGTTCGGGTCGAGGCCGAACGCGACGAAACGGGCGCGATCCGCCACCTTCGCTTTATCCACTGGGGGCGGCCGGTCAACGTGCCGGGCGGACCGCTGACGCCGGCCCGCTACGCGCGCGATCTCGATAACATGCTCGATCTCGATTCGTCTGAGAAGGAAGCAGATCACGGCAAGCACGGCCTTGGCTTCAAGACAACCCACATGTTGAGCGACAATGTGAGCGTCGCTAGCGGGCGGCTGCGCTTTCGCATCGAAGGTGGGATGATCCCCAAAAATTGGGAAGATGGCCGCGCGCTTCAGCACTTGCATAACACCAAAGACGCGCAGGCGACGATCATCGATATGCCGATTTCCCCCGGTCTGGAGCATGCTGCAGCCGATGCGTGGAACTGCTTCGTTGAGGTCGCACCTTTCCTTCCCGTTACCGCGCCAGAAATCGGCGAAATCGTGATCAAGGACGGCGGAGAAACCCGTAGTGGCGAAGCCTCCGTCACCGAGGTGGCGCGGGGTATCGCTGCGGTCCAGTATGGCCACGACCAGCGCGCTTTGCGCCTAGATCTTGGTCGCCAGCATTATCTCTACGTCAAGCTCGTCGAGGGTGCGCCAGCGCCGTTCGCCAAGAGATGGAGCCGGCTGTGGAACCTTGCTCCGCTTGATGGCGAGACGGTGAACGCCGCGTGGTTGATTGATGGCCGGTTTGAGATGGACCAGGGCCGACGCGGGCTCCATGGTCAGGGAGAAGACAAACGCCGCGCTATGCGCGCGCTTGGGGCCCCGCTTGGTGATCGGCTAGTCGAACTTTTTCAGGGCTGGGACGAGATAGCGCCTATAGCTGGGCTGGCTGTCGATGGTCGCGACGATTTCTTCGCGCTCTTAATCGACCGCATGATCGATGACACGCATGACCAACTTGCCCTTGAACTGCATGGGCGAGTTGGGCAGTCTCTCCAAGTTGGCGCATTGCGCGGACTGGCTGCGCTCGTCGATGCATGTCCGGTGGTACCACTGTCCGGAGGCGGTCTGGTTTGCGCTGATGAGGTTGAGGGCGTCTATCGCAATACCCTAGCAGATCCCGCGACATTGCAGCGCGTTAGAGCTTGGGGCGATGAACTCGGTTTTCACAACCACGCGATAAACGCGGGGTGGGCCGCAAATCTAGAGGCACTCGGCTTCGACAAGGTGGCCGGGATCGATCTTGGCGTCCTCGCAGAGAGGCTGTTCTCCGGTGGCGGTGTTGATCCGGTTCGTGCTGCGGCGTTCGGCACGGTGTTCAATTCGAGCGAACGCCAGAATTGGCATCCTGAGGAGCGCCAGCGGGCGGAACGCGCGTTGCGCGATGTATTACTGCTGCCTGAGGACGGCAGCTATGTGCGTTCTAACCAGTTATTGTTCCCGCAAGACACACGCGAGACTCAGGAGGGCGAGACTGAGCGACAGCGTGCCGCCTTTGCGCCCGCCGCGGGCAGGCTTAACTCTGACTATACGGGCAATGCGGTGGAATTTGCTCACCTCGTGCGCGCGCTGGCGGGCTATTCTCAGACCATCGTACGCAGATATCTCGCGACCGCTAATCAGGATTCAGCTCGCCTTTTTGCAGCCCTCACCTATTTGGCCGACCGGCCCAGCGAGATTGGTGGGATTGAATGGCTTTCAACCGTCGCCGATCTTCAGTCTTTACCCGAATATCATCAGCTTACCCGCCAGCAGCAGCTTTCGCTTGAAGCCCGCCTCGTCAACGACGACGAAGATCCTAGCGCTCCCCAATCCCCGTTCGATTTCGAGGACGATGTCGAACGCAGCGCCGAGGAAATCCTTCAAGACGTGGCCTCCTGGTGGGAGGAAAACCGCTTCACCCTAGTTGCGCGGCATGATCGCCTCACATATGGCGAGCTCTGCGACCGGGCGGACCTCATTAACATGGAGGACGTCGCCTGGTTCACGCTGCTTTCGCTCGGTTCTTTTCAGACGCTGGGCCGGATCACGCCTCAGCAGTCACGTGCCTTCATCGAGCGCTGTGTAAACGAAGGATGGTGGCGCGATCTGGCGACCATCAACGAAAGTGATCGCGAACTGAAGCCCTACGTTCAGCGATTGCTCGACTGGACAGAGATCGGCGCGGCAGACGACTATCTCCTGTGGCGACGTTGCCTTGGCGACATGTGCATGATCGCGAGGCATCTTGAAACCTATCGCGAGATTTTTCTCAATCTTCCGCAGATGGTGCGCCAGCATGACGACCAATTGGCGCTCCGTGATTTGCTGCGCCCGTCCAGCAGCCACATCGTCGCCCGGATGGGGCTAGATGCCGCCCCAATCGCCCGGTCCCTCGGCATGGGCGCAAATTGGATCGTTCGTGAGTTGGCGAGGCGCGGCGTCTATGACGAGGATGATGCGGCGATCGTCCAACCCTTCGCGTGGAGCGCGCGGCTCCGAATCCGCCAATTTGCCAGTGCGATCGGCCTCGGCGATTTCGAATCAGGCATCGATGAGGGGCGAGGCTTGTACGACGCCGTGATTGATGAAGTGGGAATCGAGCTGCCCTTTGGAACAGACGGCGACTTGCCGCTAGAGCTGCTCAATACCCGTGAACCCGGCCGCGGATGGTTGCCCGCCCGTGCCCAAATTCTCAACGGAACCTGGATCGCCCCTGATCTCGATGAGGTGATGGAAAATGCTTGA
- a CDS encoding DEAD/DEAH box helicase — MLDAADALAPNTPVSHPIHGTGQVIADTGATVVVRFGAEIQQVLRSELALARSLELALGAGQLDDSADGLLRASALAIRSVNDQWGVFSRSRVQLLPHQLWVCHKVNRQWPFRWLVADDVGLGKTIEAGLVLMPLVARAQVRRLLILAPAKLVPQWQARLRQMFDLRLQMYDREVDKPTADFWGTAQMVVASVHTLRREVAEGRAEASRFLDAEPWDAVVVDEAHHLHADERTGETLSLELLKEMERRQKIRSLLLFTGTPHRGKDHGFFSLLSLLDAERFGPDKDVDEQLAALPDFMIRNNKATVTDLKGDRLFTPVTVETRDYAFSEAEAAFYETLSAFIIDGRAYASTLDGRAQSARMLLLIALQKLAASSIAAIRSALIKRRAKLAAVAENARVALSIPEEAETLDEQAVQVENTLAQMLVELMDGEVARLDELLELAEPIVREQKIERLVGLIDKDLPENEPVLLFTEYKATQAMVVDALHARFGHGCCAFINGDGRLDDLSLANGSRGPRSWTREAAADAFNGGKVRFLVSTEAAGEGIDLQERCATLVHVDMPWNPMRLHQRVGRLSRYGQKRPVEVFILRNPDTVEARIWDLLNAKLERIQAALDVAMDEREDISQLVVGMSGPATIEAIFADGQTRGREGLTQWFDQRSATIGGRDVVESVRNMLGSVSRFDFAQVGRNLPQVDLPDLERFLKLELERQGRRAMSRADGLEVNSPDAWSKSDYAINKKYTGLVFDRNAPIDSKQAPTRLVGVGHALFDRALLESEIRDVFLVTCSRLDSPLLVATISDEVTGQGQTVSRVVIGAWQDPEGKVHILRDWELLQRLNRLGRSDATITSLQSGGAALATLTKTLLAHAYEAAPGIAEGMTRPTVRGEVLLVPEEMAF; from the coding sequence ATGCTTGATGCCGCCGATGCGCTAGCGCCCAATACCCCCGTTTCGCACCCGATTCACGGTACTGGACAAGTCATTGCCGATACCGGTGCCACGGTAGTGGTACGTTTCGGCGCGGAGATCCAACAGGTCCTGCGTTCCGAACTCGCTCTTGCCCGCTCGCTCGAACTTGCGTTGGGCGCCGGCCAGCTCGATGATAGCGCCGATGGCCTGCTGCGTGCCAGCGCGCTCGCGATCCGTTCGGTCAACGACCAGTGGGGTGTGTTCTCGCGCTCGCGCGTGCAGCTACTTCCACACCAACTCTGGGTCTGTCACAAGGTCAACCGCCAGTGGCCGTTCCGCTGGTTGGTCGCCGACGATGTGGGCCTCGGCAAGACAATCGAGGCGGGCCTGGTCCTCATGCCACTGGTGGCACGCGCGCAGGTGCGCCGCTTACTGATACTCGCGCCCGCCAAATTGGTGCCGCAGTGGCAGGCGCGACTGCGCCAGATGTTCGATCTCCGCCTGCAGATGTACGACCGTGAGGTCGACAAACCCACTGCCGATTTCTGGGGAACGGCGCAGATGGTCGTTGCCTCAGTTCATACACTTAGGCGCGAGGTCGCTGAGGGTCGCGCTGAGGCCAGTCGATTCCTGGATGCCGAGCCGTGGGACGCGGTGGTCGTCGATGAAGCGCATCACCTTCATGCCGACGAGAGAACAGGGGAGACGCTTTCGCTTGAGTTGTTGAAGGAAATGGAGAGGCGACAGAAAATCCGGTCGCTGCTGCTGTTCACCGGGACGCCACACCGCGGAAAGGATCATGGTTTCTTCTCTCTGCTGAGCCTGCTTGATGCCGAACGGTTCGGGCCGGACAAGGACGTCGATGAGCAGCTCGCAGCGTTGCCCGACTTCATGATCCGCAACAACAAGGCTACGGTCACCGACCTCAAGGGCGACCGACTGTTCACGCCGGTAACAGTTGAGACGCGCGACTATGCCTTCTCCGAAGCCGAGGCCGCGTTCTACGAAACACTGAGCGCCTTCATCATCGACGGCCGCGCCTATGCCTCTACGCTTGATGGACGGGCGCAGTCTGCCAGGATGCTGCTCCTAATTGCGCTGCAGAAGCTCGCCGCATCCTCGATCGCGGCTATCCGTAGCGCGCTGATCAAGCGTCGGGCAAAGCTGGCGGCCGTGGCCGAGAATGCGAGAGTGGCGCTAAGCATTCCCGAGGAGGCCGAAACGCTCGACGAGCAGGCGGTCCAGGTAGAGAACACCTTGGCGCAGATGCTGGTAGAGCTGATGGACGGCGAGGTCGCGCGTCTCGATGAACTGCTGGAACTCGCCGAGCCGATCGTGCGCGAGCAGAAGATCGAGCGACTTGTCGGCCTGATCGACAAGGATTTGCCGGAAAATGAACCGGTCCTGCTGTTCACTGAATATAAGGCGACGCAGGCGATGGTCGTCGATGCGCTTCACGCTCGCTTCGGGCATGGATGCTGCGCCTTCATCAACGGTGACGGACGGCTCGACGACCTTTCGCTCGCGAATGGCAGCCGCGGCCCGCGTAGTTGGACTCGGGAGGCAGCGGCCGACGCATTCAACGGTGGGAAGGTGCGCTTCCTCGTGTCGACGGAGGCTGCAGGGGAAGGCATCGACCTTCAGGAACGCTGCGCTACGCTGGTTCATGTGGACATGCCATGGAACCCGATGCGGCTGCACCAGCGGGTTGGCCGTCTGTCGCGTTATGGTCAGAAGCGGCCAGTCGAAGTTTTCATCCTGCGAAATCCAGACACCGTCGAGGCGCGGATCTGGGATCTTCTCAATGCCAAGCTGGAGCGCATACAGGCCGCACTCGACGTCGCGATGGACGAGCGCGAGGACATCAGCCAGCTGGTTGTAGGCATGAGCGGTCCGGCGACGATCGAGGCGATCTTTGCCGATGGGCAGACGCGCGGGAGGGAAGGGCTGACTCAATGGTTCGACCAGCGTTCCGCCACGATCGGTGGGCGCGACGTCGTAGAGAGCGTTCGGAATATGCTTGGCAGCGTCAGCCGCTTCGATTTCGCGCAAGTCGGGCGTAATCTGCCCCAAGTTGATCTGCCAGATCTCGAACGATTTTTGAAACTGGAGCTGGAACGTCAGGGGCGGCGCGCCATGAGCCGCGCCGACGGATTAGAGGTGAACTCGCCCGACGCCTGGAGCAAGTCCGACTACGCCATCAATAAGAAGTACACAGGCCTCGTGTTCGATCGCAACGCTCCGATCGACTCAAAGCAGGCTCCGACCAGATTGGTAGGCGTCGGCCATGCACTGTTCGACCGCGCTCTGCTAGAAAGTGAGATACGCGACGTGTTCCTCGTGACGTGCAGCAGGCTTGATTCTCCGCTGCTGGTTGCCACTATTAGCGATGAAGTCACTGGCCAAGGCCAAACGGTCAGCCGCGTTGTAATCGGGGCGTGGCAGGATCCTGAGGGCAAGGTGCACATCCTTCGCGACTGGGAACTGTTACAGCGGTTGAACCGTCTTGGCCGATCGGATGCGACGATAACCTCCCTGCAAAGCGGAGGCGCGGCTCTGGCAACGCTCACCAAGACCTTGCTGGCGCACGCCTATGAGGCAGCTCCAGGCATCGCAGAAGGCATGACCCGTCCGACCGTAAGAGGCGAAGTGTTGCTTGTCCCTGAGGAGATGGCATTTTGA